Sequence from the Bicyclus anynana chromosome 2, ilBicAnyn1.1, whole genome shotgun sequence genome:
ATATTTATATCTACTTTATGTATTGATGAATattgtctttttatttattttgttatgtgcaataaaaatatatctttctatgtacttttattaattgtattgaGACGAGACTAACATTTTTGATCGAAACTAAAACGAATTGTACGGtgtttaaaatgaaaaagattACTTATTCGTCTGCAAAatcgatattttaaatactatagatatgttacgtgcctacaaaaccactgcaaaaagtgatctaaaTTTATCTACGCATATATGAACAATTTTGTCTtgcgttatatatttatgtatatataatttttacacttcctgcaTACACATttcgacattatagacaatatttaggtattaattatttaaataactttcgttagtAGCgctgtctatagtataaaagcttTGATCTGCAAAGTAAAAATGTAAGTTACCTTCCTCCCAAACCTATCCAACATTGCAGCACAAACTAAACTCGCCAATAAGTAGACCACAGCCAGCCAGATTGAGCAAGTATTAGGATGCATGTTAGGCAGCGCTTCCTTGAACAGAGCTTCTGCATATACTTGTAACACTATAGACCCCATTAGAATCACCACCGCCATGACTATTAACACAGCTAACAAAGCTCGTTTCGATGATTCTGAACGCTCTGAAATTAGAGTTCAATGAATAAATGTTAGtttgaaaaaagtaaaattgattCCGAAAGTTTTCGCGTTAAcaagttatgaggtaactaaCATCAACAAAAatccttcttttttgaagttggttaaaaaaaatatactcgttTCACAAAATTAGTATTTAGACTTACTTAGAAACTGCCATGGTGTTTCAGTTTTAGTTTCTTGAATAGCAGACCTATCGTGATTTGTTTCGATCAGTTCCTTTGCAGCTTGTATATCTGAAACGATTATGTAATTTTACATCGTAATCTACaattaaacacatttttaaaatgttcaatcGTATAAGTATGTGATATACAATTTGAGacgtgatatatatatatatatatatatatatatatatagtataactGACGCCTCGCGGATTTATCCgtatggttcccgttcccgtaagaacacggggataatatatagtctatagccatTCTCGATaaatttaacactgaaagaatttttcaaattgaaccagtaagttttgagattagcgcgtttaaacaaacaatcactTCAGCCAAAATAATTCAAcgtttaaatataaactaataaatgtatgtataacTTCTAACCACTATTTAAACATGTTACAAATTGTAAGTACCACTGATACCGtagttaatgaataaaacgcacatagtagatacaccacctaattatctaaaactaatttgactAGTTTTGAAATGATTCCAAGGGTGaccgatttatattttttaacggattttgtagcttttgtaattaagattttaaagatctgatttttgttaaattaaggattaaattaccaatattttattaataccaaaaaaaaaacttaatttttctttgaaataatagtaaaaaagtgATATTTGCAATAAATTCTAAAGATGGTTGTGGTACAAGTTTGATGTGATACTACTCGtagataaaaatccaaacaaaataacaaaattagtgACAGtgttcttttgaaataataaatgaatactcATTTACGAGTATGAACAACATCAAAAAGTCAAATTTTAGAGATGCCAATTATAAAgttcgagccgtgatagcccagtagatatgaaccctgcctccgattcccgcCCGGTATGTACCATAGTTAAATaccacgtgtttcaaacggtgatggaGAACGTCGTGAGGAGACCAGATAATTGTCGTAAttcgctgcgtgtgtgaagtctaccaattaaTTACCGAAatttatgggttgataatgatgaggatgattATAAAATTCTCTTCGACTTTTCTATGATCGTCCATCTTCATACTTAACTTAGGCCTAGTGAATCTATGCAATATACTTGCAATTACCGTTTCcactttgtaatttattaacaattcGTGGATCCAATTGCAAATAGATCTTCTTTATTTCAATGTCAACTTCTTTAGAAGTGACGTCTACTCTACGATAAAAAGCGATCGACTCAGCTGCTTcctgcaataaaataaaacaaaagattaaggtatttaatacaaaacggtcattacaaatattattgtttaacgTGTATATCGTACCTTCTCTTTTCCACTCATTAACAAAAACACTGGTGACTCTTTCAGCAACATCAACAATAAGATATAAAGTATTGATAATGACAAGTGGACGTAAACAACTTGTTTATATGACAAGTATCCCCCAAGAGCATACGAGAATAATAATCCTGTAAAGAATCCCGATACAGTGGTCGAAGTTAATGCTCCTCTGATAGAATCTTGAGATATCTCTGATATGTAAATTGAAGATACTCCCTGCCCAGCAGCTCCGACGCCAGCCAAAGTCACAGAAAACAAGACTAGGTACACAGATTTGGTCACAGAGATTATTCCCCAGGAAATCTAAAAGGTAAAATGTTATGAAATTGCGtaaatcaaacattattatttagctATAAATAGGAATGTTAAGTTAAGTGTAATAGTGATAGATGAAAGCGTGTAACTTATACGCAGCTTTTGATCTCTTCCAAATGGTGCTATAATATTTTGCAGCTACTAGTATTTTGCACTAACAGAAGCATTAATTTCCTGGTAAGGTTTTCTTTCTTTGGTTTTGAGTAATGCTGATATATGGAGTTTCTCTGCTTGATCGACTCAGAAGtaaggagatccgtagaagaaccaaagaagTTAAGTACTCgtactaatataatatcttaCGCGAATATATAGATCTTAACATTACATTACAATGATGTTGAAATTAGATAACACTTACCACGATCGGTAATCCAAATAGCATGGCTGAATATTTCCTGCCAAACTTATCTACTGCGTACCCACAAAAGGGCGTTACTACTAAAGCTCCTACATTTGTTAAACTGCCTAAAAGAGATATTTCAGCCAAAGACATAGGAGTGTTTAAAACAGTTGAATTTGATTGAAAGTTTTCCATTGTGTACGAAGGCCATGCATAAACAAATCCCGTAAGACTAGTTAGATAGGCAActgaaaatgataaaaatgttagtgcttttaatagtttttttttataaaaaataagctcgcgtttgaccacgatctcacctgatttaGTAAGTGTAAATGAGGCCTGAAGTGGAACTTCATATAACGGTGGAACATATTAATGATGCCCAGATTGTGTGAATTAAGAAATACGGACTTCAGGAGAGAGTTCCACACATTAGCCATGTATATAAGAAACTAAGAAACAAATCGCTTCTTACTAGTTCGAGAAAGGACTATGACATTGGGTTGGAAACCTAGTAATCTCCTAATTGATAGAATTAAATTTGCGAACCACCGGTTGTTACCAAAGACCGAAAATTGcacattatttacaaattaattcatttatatttataacattttcatttcatttcaacattacatcaatttattttaatttcaatacttCGAGTACCTGTAATGCTAGAGTCATTAAGGAGTTGAGTTCTGtttaacattttgttttcatCAGTAATAGCCTACACAACACATCCTACATTTCATGTTACCCTGTTACTCGGCAACCATATCCATCAGATGAGAAGTCTCTAAACTTGGTGTCTTATCATTGTACCGCGTACGTTTAGGTTCACTAGACAACGTGGCTTTTCActtaaacaaattttcaaaatcggtgcagtagatccagaaTTACCTCTACAATACAACTCTAcctctttctaatattttaaaagacgccccgaggttttacccgcgttCCCGTGGCAATGTGGTgttaaaaatagcctatatgaTACAttacgtagctttctattagtaaaataattgtcAATCGTTATATTAGACCCAAAGAGTATCcccacaacctcacaaactttacctctttataacattagaatTGATGAACTTGTTGAAAATTTGTGACTTATGAaagtacaattttataaagatCTTACATTAAGAAATACAATTTTACTAACTTATCAAAGTCGACAATCCTTGGATCAAAAACGCTGATGGTTTCACCTTTTCATTATCCATTTTGGCTAGCCAACAGTTTCACACCAAAAGGTGCACACACTTTGCTTTGCTACTTTACTTTATAATGagatgtattataaaataataatatgtattataataattattatcatttgtgtACTGTTAGGTTAGGTATTAATTAGGTTGGAATACTTTATTGTATTGGATTAGATAACAAAAATCTGTAGCAGAACAATCCTTACCTTTAGTATTCTACTTTACTTAGGCATTTAAATATAACGGGATGAGTGTGTCTTCTTGTCTACTAACTCTTTGTCCATCAGTATTGCCATTTGGAGTCGTTTTTCAgtgcataatatttttttcttaacgcTCATAAACGCTAAATAAAGGAGTATGTGCAAAGCTGAGATAATTTTATTCGTCATCAATAACAACAGTTACTACTTCAGTTTTGTGACTCGTTAAACTATATCGGTAACTTAGCTTATTCtgtagatctcctcatttctgatttctcCATTCTTTCGTTGtattacgcagagatactccaagcaaaGCTAGCTCTATCGCCTGTTTAAGCCTTCatatgaggtccatagttagtgACCACGTCTCACatatatactaatgttataaaactgaagagtttgtttgtttgaacgcgctaatctcaagaactacaggtccaatttgaatttttttttagtgttagatagcccatatatcgaagaaggctataggctatatattatccccgtgttcctacgggaacgagaaccggGCAGGTGataccgcgtggcgtcagctagttaataaaatGGCTGGCTACAAATAGCTAAGATACTAATAGATTACTCCGGAACGAGGCAAAGTAAAGCTTTATTCAAACGACCGGCAACAGACAGGAGGACATAAGAACTCTTTcaactatatttataaagtaGATCACACTTATACCATTCACCTCTGTGAAAAGTCAGAAACAATCCTTAATCACTCTTAAGTGAATGTAGTTAAAAGTTGGAATTAATTGACTTAATGTATTCACATTTTGTTTGCTAACTCTACTGACATCATAACGTTGTAATGCATAATGTCTGTCTGCAAACAGTAGAGATACTGTTATTTGCTATTTAATAAACCCTCGTCATAAGCATCAGGGTCAGCAAAAAGGGTTCTACAGAGGTAAACAAACCCCTTAGCCTAGCTTTCATTAGAAAAAGAGTTGCATAATATAAATCACTTACTTTTATACATTAAGATTAATGGTAACTTAATTTTAGTAATGTCATGTACTTACGTTCTGTTTATGTAGGTTGGAAATAATTGAAGTCTTTTCTAAAAACcccaataatattgtaataagtgAAGTGGACAAGGTTGGGGAACATATTCCGAAGAGCTAATTCTAAGGTCAGGTTTCAATGGCGACCCAGCACAAATTGGACCGATGGCATCAAGATGACTGCAACATGCTTGCAAGTCCAAAGTATTGCAGAGTTCTTGCAAGAAGCCTATACCTAGCAGAATACGTCCATTATACTttaatgatgctgatgatgtattaaagatactcgtatattataccTCACCCACTCAAATAtgcattacaaaattaatataatcaaaagtacttgtgttaattaaaatattttttataaaggaAAAATAGGCCTGCTCGTAAAAGTATAGAATTGACTCgggtattaaatattaaaactgttgtattagttttaaaaaaaaactgttttgctATCGTTACTTTGTAGCCACGTTTCGTCTACCAACGTGGCAATTGTATATGATTATgaagttatatttaaattccaaatatttttacattgttgaataatgtttttattaacgtCTGATTAAACATTAAGATAAAACGTGCGGCTAAacattgtgttatttttaatttttttaatcgttttaTTAACTTACAGGCATGAAGTAAATTAAGGGTGTAATAAATTGAACCTCTAATATCGAGGAAAACTTTTAGCAGCTTGTTTTTTGACATTTGTAAGGATGGAGATTCATTATTATCTaagatgccacagacagacactagATGTCacaatttgtctgtctgtccgacTATCTGTCACTGACCGCATACTGTCTACGGTCCCATGAAGGTgcgaaaaaatcaaacttctaagtttattacataaaaaagatCATGCCGTTTATTTAGCAAAAACGCCTATTTCGATACTCTCAAAGCAATCAAAACTCTTATGGTACTTTTCTCTATTGATGATACGTTGTACGATGAGGCAAGTAACATCGTTACTTGTTGCTGTTGTTCTTGTCACGTACAAGAAAAAATCTCAAACtatacattaattattgtaattaaatcttaacAAAAACAGGTCTGAAATTCGTATTAAGCAATTCGATTCTTGAACCTCCGTGAATAGACCCTCCGTGGGCGAGTCCAACTCGCACTAtactggttttttttatataaaactatattaGCTTAACATACTAGGCTATccgaataaaacaaaaaccttaactttttagaaatttatttgtgaaacttaaatgataatatttacaaaacttgcacaaataaaaacataattcacCATTTGTAAACATTACGTAAATAATATCTTAGTTCTTCTAAAGTAAGATTCTTAGATTTAATACCTAGTCTTGAATAATATCCTAATGTATCTAATCCAATTTtgcataaatacataatatctaatattttatgttcaaataaaatataaattaatatactcaTTGCTCACTTTAGTATTGCTAGTTTGTAagcttaattatttaattaaaatattgttaacatTACTTTTCTAAACTTAATACTTGGCagtgttaaatataatttaatatctacaaactatacaaataaaaaaaagatttttacatTCAATAACATTTTTGTTGTACGTTATCTGTCAGTCATTCAAGACCAAACTAtatatactaatttatttttcaataacgatatctacaaaaatatatttaaaaaacaatttactttagttttttaaattattatctaagaGATAACTGTTATATTTAAGAAAAGGCACAAGGTACAAGAAGTACGCTGAGAAGAGCTATTTAGGCAATTGTTTTACAAAAACTTCACGGATCCTCGTGATCTGTGCCAACAGAAAGACACAGCTAAACTACTTATTAAAGATCCAGCAATTACTAACAATCCTCCCCATAGAGCCGAGCTCGTTGAAATGCAAATTCCAGTGTCCTCAGGCAAGTCTTCAGCAAAGACTACTCTGAGACCCTTTTCGACGGTAGTCACGGGCTCGTATGttttatttccaaaatgaaTTATGTCGCGCCTTTTTCTTCTTGGCTCAGTACTACCAGGATTAGGGCAGACTTCACAATCAGTTTTGCATAGTTCAACATCACATTGAATGATCAAATCCATTTCATCTGGAAATTTGAATGCATTAAAGAACGCAAATGCAATGACGGAAGCACCTGTGTTTCCAGTTTCCCGTGTCTTTTGGAAAGCCCCAAAAAGTTTTGGTTTTAGCACGCATCCATTAGCATCAGTCAATGGAACAAGATGATTATTTCCAGAATCTCTAGCTACACACTCTCTTACTAAAATGTCAAAACCTGCATCACCAGTTACAGATACAACGAGTGTCATAATTTCTCCGATCTTCACTAAGCCATTTGCTTCGGGTGCAAAAGGTCCTTTACCAGTTTGAATATCTAGTCTTGCCATCGCAGTATCTCCACTGAAGTTACTAGTGATTTGATTCAACATTCCGACACTTAAAGATGAAACTAACTGTTTAGTTAGATTTCCTTCCCAGAGACATCTGACTCTACGAATGTGATCCCATACTTCTTGGATACCTGGTTCGTTTTGAAGCACCAGAACATTTTCCAAATAAGCTTGACCttcattttcaaaatcgctGAAAAATCTTGTTCCGCATTTATTAAGACTAAcagtaaaagaatatttaatttggtTCGAATTTTCTTTAACATAAACACAATCAGAGTCCTTGAAATGGTCTTGTGAGTAGATAATACCGTTGTAAGCTTTATTAAACTCAATGTTTATAGTCATCATTTGTTTGCCACAATCTACAGTTATATCATGAATATGCGGAGGGTgtcgatcatcatcatctggaACTGGTACTGGCAATATATTCTGTGGAGGTCTATTTTCGTTATCTCCATTTTCTGGATTTTCTGGTTGGCTTGGCTCATCTGTATCAGGCTGACTGGGATTGTAACTCGGAGAAGTTGGTTGACTAGGTTCATAATTAGGCTGTGATGGTCGACTAGGCTGGTAATCAGGTTGACTTGGCTGGTAACTTGGCTGTGAAGGTTGACTTGGTTCGTATGAAGGTTGCGTTGGTTGACTTGGTTGATAGGATGGTTGTGACGGCTGACTGGGCTGATAAGAAGGTTGAGATGGTTGGCTGGATTGATAAGGAGGTTGTGATGGTTGGCTGGGTTGATAAGGAGGTTGAGAAGGTTGGCTAGGTTGATAAGAAGGCTGAGTTGGTTGACTTGGTTGATAAGAAGGTTGACTTGGTGAGTACGGTGGCTGACTAGGTTGGAAGGGCTGTTCTTCAGTTTGAGGTGGCTGATACGAAGGTTGACTTGGTAGGAAAGGTGAGCTAGGCGAATAGGATGGACTTGAAGATGAAGGTCCTTCACTATACGAGGGTGTCGGCCGGTTACCTGACGGTGGGTAACCAAGTGGGGGAAGATAAGATGGAGGTTCAAATGGTCTTGGCCTCTCTGGCTTGCCTCCAAAGTATTGACGAGCTGAAATTCGAAAACGtttgttgaaaataattttacataatataattatacattatagAAAAGTACTTTGTGCGTCATTGTGATTTAGTGTAAAAATCCTTTTATGTAAACCTGCGTGAAAGCGTGTTACATGAAATCGTGTAATGTGACATAGAACATTGTGTATTTACATAGATGTATGAACCGTCCTTTGGAGTTTGATGTAAACTTGAATAAATGACTTAAAACATAACGTTTcctatgtaacatttttttgtaaattcatagtattttaatattttgcaatgtgagttgtaaatatattaaagagTCAGTTCCTATTTTGTAAAACGGACCTTTCCTATTCTTCTGCTGATATAGTCCTTGAATCCACTGAATAAGATGATTCACCATTTCATCCGCTTCAGCTTGTTGCCCAGGTTGAAGATCAGCTGGAAATCACTTCATGATCAGGAAAATCATCCTTTAGTTGATGATTTCCGCCACCGTGATTAATTCTCTTTGCAGAGAGAAGACCATGACAAAATCCACAAAACAGGTTAGAAAATGGACTAGAAGATTAGACAATGTGAGTaacgaatttgaaaattttactattacgagtatatcttcACTATGACCACATTCCTTCTTCCAATGTAAGTAATAAAGGAAAGAAAAAGACAGAAGATTATAGTATTGTTACATATAAAGTACAATCAGTAACATGCACCTTTCAGGTACGTTGAAtcttgttaaaattttaaaatgtcgaAATTACAAAGTTAGAATATTTATGTTAAGTTTTACGACTAACTAATGTTAAATCGATGGAGTTGACATGCATCAAGAGACGAGATGTTTTCACGAGCATTAAATGGTGATGGAAGGTTTAATAGATTTtcccttaaaataaattagaaattcagtgttttttttttcagaggaTTTATGGAAGAgaaaaatgtacataatattataaacattatttacagaatataattattacacaatACAATTCAAAACACGAAAATTCATCTAGAAAAAGacgataaattttaataattttcattattcatctAAAGTTAAGTTCAGTGActtataaatgttaaaaaatctgCAAGCGCCGCAGGAACTTTGCAGGCTATTTGTTAATGCGAAAGTCGTTTACTTTAATTAAGAGTTATCTTCTGACGTCAAATTGAAATTGAAGTGATTTTtcgaataatttaaatattgactaAAAAACACAGTCAAATGCCATAAATTTGAATCAGTCAGTCAAAACAATCAAAAAAATTTTGCGagcaatataaacaatattataatcgcACATATTCTGATCTAACTTCTTGCGGATGCTTCGGCTATGTGCCCTTATCCTACAACTGACCGATTTACTGACTAATTTGATTAATCAATTGatggtaatatttaaaagtttaggGTATGTAAGCATTTGTGTTGCGGTTAAAGGTTCTTGCGTGACAGGCTAATTATCTAATGAAGATGGAATATggataggtaattaaaaaaccATTTAACCAAGATAAGTTCCACTTTAGTGCAGTGTACGTACCACTCCTAGGTTTTTTCGgttctgtaaaaatatttacacttaTAAGGAATTTACAAAacacaatttttaatttgttagtttaataaaatttacactTCGTTAAGTACCTGACCATATATTAAcatgaccctaaaataaaacataattattataaactagaaacaaataacataaaaaaaaattgatttcgtTAATTTCTTTAGTTATTTAAACTTTATAGACGGAATCCATGATTTTCGGATATGCATGAAGAGGGTgaaacctaaaaaaataattacatcgAATTGCAG
This genomic interval carries:
- the LOC112043196 gene encoding uncharacterized protein LOC112043196 isoform X2, with the protein product MARWCTLALCAMVACSTAIETTSRFTDLQPGQQAEADEMVNHLIQWIQGLYQQKNRKARQYFGGKPERPRPFEPPSYLPPLGYPPSGNRPTPSYSEGPSSSSPSYSPSSPFLPSQPSYQPPQTEEQPFQPSQPPYSPSQPSYQPSQPTQPSYQPSQPSQPPYQPSQPSQPPYQSSQPSQPSYQPSQPSQPSYQPSQPTQPSYEPSQPSQPSYQPSQPDYQPSRPSQPNYEPSQPTSPSYNPSQPDTDEPSQPENPENGDNENRPPQNILPVPVPDDDDRHPPHIHDITVDCGKQMMTINIEFNKAYNGIIYSQDHFKDSDCVYVKENSNQIKYSFTVSLNKCGTRFFSDFENEGQAYLENVLVLQNEPGIQEVWDHIRRVRCLWEGNLTKQLVSSLSVGMLNQITSNFSGDTAMARLDIQTGKGPFAPEANGLVKIGEIMTLVVSVTGDAGFDILVRECVARDSGNNHLVPLTDANGCVLKPKLFGAFQKTRETGNTGASVIAFAFFNAFKFPDEMDLIIQCDVELCKTDCEVCPNPGSTEPRRKRRDIIHFGNKTYEPVTTVEKGLRVVFAEDLPEDTGICISTSSALWGGLLVIAGSLISSLAVSFCWHRSRGSVKFL
- the LOC112043196 gene encoding uncharacterized protein LOC112043196 isoform X1; this encodes MARWCTLALCAMVACSTAIETTSRFKPKKPRSADLQPGQQAEADEMVNHLIQWIQGLYQQKNRKARQYFGGKPERPRPFEPPSYLPPLGYPPSGNRPTPSYSEGPSSSSPSYSPSSPFLPSQPSYQPPQTEEQPFQPSQPPYSPSQPSYQPSQPTQPSYQPSQPSQPPYQPSQPSQPPYQSSQPSQPSYQPSQPSQPSYQPSQPTQPSYEPSQPSQPSYQPSQPDYQPSRPSQPNYEPSQPTSPSYNPSQPDTDEPSQPENPENGDNENRPPQNILPVPVPDDDDRHPPHIHDITVDCGKQMMTINIEFNKAYNGIIYSQDHFKDSDCVYVKENSNQIKYSFTVSLNKCGTRFFSDFENEGQAYLENVLVLQNEPGIQEVWDHIRRVRCLWEGNLTKQLVSSLSVGMLNQITSNFSGDTAMARLDIQTGKGPFAPEANGLVKIGEIMTLVVSVTGDAGFDILVRECVARDSGNNHLVPLTDANGCVLKPKLFGAFQKTRETGNTGASVIAFAFFNAFKFPDEMDLIIQCDVELCKTDCEVCPNPGSTEPRRKRRDIIHFGNKTYEPVTTVEKGLRVVFAEDLPEDTGICISTSSALWGGLLVIAGSLISSLAVSFCWHRSRGSVKFL
- the LOC112043196 gene encoding uncharacterized protein LOC112043196 isoform X3, which produces MARWCTLALCAMVACSTAIETTSRFTRQYFGGKPERPRPFEPPSYLPPLGYPPSGNRPTPSYSEGPSSSSPSYSPSSPFLPSQPSYQPPQTEEQPFQPSQPPYSPSQPSYQPSQPTQPSYQPSQPSQPPYQPSQPSQPPYQSSQPSQPSYQPSQPSQPSYQPSQPTQPSYEPSQPSQPSYQPSQPDYQPSRPSQPNYEPSQPTSPSYNPSQPDTDEPSQPENPENGDNENRPPQNILPVPVPDDDDRHPPHIHDITVDCGKQMMTINIEFNKAYNGIIYSQDHFKDSDCVYVKENSNQIKYSFTVSLNKCGTRFFSDFENEGQAYLENVLVLQNEPGIQEVWDHIRRVRCLWEGNLTKQLVSSLSVGMLNQITSNFSGDTAMARLDIQTGKGPFAPEANGLVKIGEIMTLVVSVTGDAGFDILVRECVARDSGNNHLVPLTDANGCVLKPKLFGAFQKTRETGNTGASVIAFAFFNAFKFPDEMDLIIQCDVELCKTDCEVCPNPGSTEPRRKRRDIIHFGNKTYEPVTTVEKGLRVVFAEDLPEDTGICISTSSALWGGLLVIAGSLISSLAVSFCWHRSRGSVKFL